The uncultured Desulfuromonas sp. genome has a segment encoding these proteins:
- a CDS encoding GGDEF domain-containing protein, translating to MARAEDVLAEPPAAASDLLDEFKILAGSYGKLYRKFCKTLVISDSYEHQTKDLTVELENTLRDLQSLKESVVPICMSCHKINTVDDSWMKLEEFFAERTDIMFSHGVCPDCVKQTYGKLGEKILENQKGNEKRTRPTKSRDPRVQDALQNMFSVVEQATNENYPLAPDIENIVNQHEKLLRRFYKIVSLSDSYQSQLRDFNRQLELIAHTDSLTGAYNRGFFIDLLNAEITRACRHDSGFSVLMMDMDKFKEINDTYGHAAGDEVLRSLSSIVQKVKLRKSDFWGRLGGEEFAIVLPGTNMHGAVDVAEKIRASLEKKAVKFKGEKLFVTASIGISEYKTGDTDDSLLQRADQAMYRAKEDGRNKVVF from the coding sequence ATGGCCAGAGCGGAAGACGTTCTGGCTGAACCGCCTGCCGCCGCGAGCGACCTTTTAGACGAATTTAAAATTTTGGCGGGGAGTTATGGCAAGCTTTATCGTAAATTTTGCAAAACACTGGTGATCAGCGACTCTTATGAACATCAGACAAAGGATTTGACGGTAGAGCTTGAAAATACCCTGCGTGACCTGCAAAGCCTTAAAGAAAGTGTGGTCCCGATATGCATGTCCTGCCATAAAATAAACACTGTTGATGATTCCTGGATGAAACTGGAGGAATTTTTTGCCGAGCGCACCGACATCATGTTCAGTCATGGTGTCTGCCCGGATTGTGTTAAACAGACCTACGGCAAGCTTGGAGAGAAAATACTGGAAAACCAGAAGGGAAACGAGAAAAGAACACGTCCAACAAAATCGAGAGATCCTAGAGTACAGGATGCATTACAAAATATGTTTTCGGTCGTTGAACAGGCAACCAATGAAAATTATCCTTTGGCTCCAGATATTGAAAATATCGTCAATCAGCACGAAAAGCTTCTCAGGCGTTTTTACAAAATTGTTTCACTCAGCGACTCGTATCAGTCGCAGTTGCGTGACTTTAACAGGCAGCTTGAGTTGATCGCGCATACTGATTCGCTGACAGGTGCTTACAATCGGGGTTTTTTTATCGATTTGTTGAATGCCGAAATCACGCGTGCCTGTCGACACGATAGTGGTTTCAGTGTGTTGATGATGGATATGGATAAATTTAAGGAGATCAATGATACCTACGGGCATGCTGCCGGTGATGAAGTGTTACGCTCTTTGTCTTCTATTGTCCAAAAAGTGAAATTAAGAAAAAGTGATTTTTGGGGGAGGCTTGGTGGTGAGGAATTTGCCATTGTTTTGCCTGGAACCAATATGCATGGCGCTGTAGACGTGGCTGAAAAGATACGTGCCAGCCTGGAAAAAAAGGCGGTGAAGTTTAAAGGTGAAAAGCTGTTTGTCACCGCCAGCATCGGCATTAGCGAGTATAAAACCGGTGATACCGATGACAGCCTCCTTCAGCGCGCAGACCAGGCCATGTATCGGGCAAAAGAAGACGGAAGAAACAAGGTTGTTTTCTAG
- a CDS encoding DUF3108 domain-containing protein, which yields MMCCLITLPMRLLLLLMAAQHRGVAISKMLVVSFLLVHSGAALGMPALAAAYQRGEVLHYVLKWGAIPAGKATLSVEPLESVDGTLCHHFVLQARSNKALDLIFKVRDRIDAFAEYGLPRSRLYFKKQQEGRHKRDVVVRFDWQQGTATYRNRDKVKKPIELLPGSLDPLSAFYALRSERLVVGEALLLAVTDGKKNVLGEARVIRKEPITVAGRTYPTILIEPDLKQVGGVFKKSKNAAIQVWLTDDDRRLPVRLKSKVYIGSFVAELIEKDLPPAMTKPLD from the coding sequence ATGATGTGTTGCCTTATAACACTGCCGATGCGCCTGCTGCTGTTGTTGATGGCAGCGCAGCATCGAGGAGTGGCGATCTCAAAGATGCTTGTTGTGAGCTTTTTACTGGTTCACAGTGGGGCAGCGCTGGGGATGCCTGCTCTGGCTGCGGCATACCAGCGCGGAGAAGTGCTGCACTACGTCCTCAAATGGGGCGCGATTCCGGCCGGAAAAGCGACTCTGTCCGTGGAACCGTTAGAGTCGGTGGACGGAACGCTCTGCCATCATTTTGTCTTGCAGGCTCGCAGCAATAAAGCTCTCGATCTGATTTTTAAAGTTCGTGACCGGATCGATGCGTTTGCGGAATATGGTTTGCCTCGAAGTCGATTGTATTTCAAGAAGCAGCAGGAGGGACGGCATAAAAGGGATGTTGTGGTTCGCTTTGACTGGCAGCAGGGAACGGCGACGTACCGCAACAGGGACAAAGTGAAAAAGCCGATTGAGTTGTTACCCGGCAGCCTTGATCCGTTATCGGCTTTTTATGCCTTGCGTAGCGAACGACTGGTCGTCGGTGAAGCCTTGCTGCTCGCGGTGACGGACGGCAAGAAAAACGTCCTCGGCGAAGCCCGGGTGATCCGAAAGGAACCGATTACCGTGGCAGGTCGCACTTATCCGACCATCCTGATTGAACCCGACCTGAAACAGGTTGGTGGTGTGTTCAAAAAGAGCAAAAATGCCGCAATACAGGTCTGGCTGACGGATGATGACCGGCGTCTTCCGGTACGGTTAAAGAGTAAAGTTTATATCGGCAGTTTTGTCGCTGAGTTGATCGAAAAAGACCTGCCCCCAGCGATGACAAAGCCCTTAGACTAA
- a CDS encoding NINE protein: MSRCTITCPHCGFSKDVDRDPALLHGKTVTCPKCKKAFPFVSSEPLHPAPPSQPEQTASAPEGRPTTATGTENTPQHKLCPTCGSPIHIKAEICPKCGVRVAPPRHLVNKVALLVITFFLGGLGGHKFYLKKNLQGVLYLLFFWTYIPTLVAFIEFIIYACKSEPELQEKYPETSTGGVFIVLLVPILLAIVGILAAIAIPQFVAYRQKAGNVAANTALTTCQQQVSDYYLNNGTLPLDASQLHCQATNGVSLYYLPIGTEDYQLISYSEHGNKAFLISDNDVEVVEVDKAQIKEELANESGAEPLSPGFHFVK; the protein is encoded by the coding sequence ATGAGCCGTTGCACCATTACTTGCCCGCACTGTGGTTTCAGTAAAGACGTTGACCGTGATCCTGCTTTATTGCATGGCAAGACTGTGACGTGTCCGAAGTGTAAGAAAGCATTTCCATTTGTCTCCTCGGAGCCTCTTCATCCCGCACCCCCATCTCAACCTGAGCAGACAGCTTCTGCTCCTGAAGGTCGCCCGACGACAGCCACAGGAACAGAAAACACGCCTCAGCACAAGTTGTGCCCGACCTGCGGCAGCCCAATTCACATCAAAGCGGAAATCTGCCCGAAATGCGGGGTGCGTGTGGCTCCACCACGCCATTTGGTCAACAAGGTCGCTTTGTTGGTGATCACGTTTTTCCTCGGAGGTCTGGGTGGGCATAAATTTTACCTGAAGAAAAATCTGCAAGGGGTGTTGTACCTCTTATTTTTCTGGACGTATATTCCGACACTGGTGGCGTTTATTGAGTTCATCATTTACGCTTGCAAGAGTGAACCTGAGTTGCAGGAGAAATATCCTGAGACCAGTACCGGCGGCGTTTTCATTGTTCTTCTCGTACCGATATTACTCGCTATCGTCGGCATTCTGGCCGCTATCGCCATTCCGCAGTTTGTTGCCTATCGGCAGAAAGCCGGCAATGTCGCGGCAAATACGGCCTTGACGACCTGTCAACAACAAGTAAGTGACTATTATTTAAATAACGGCACATTGCCCTTGGATGCAAGTCAGCTTCACTGCCAGGCGACCAACGGTGTTTCTCTCTATTATCTGCCCATCGGAACTGAGGATTATCAGTTGATCAGCTATTCAGAGCATGGCAACAAGGCGTTTTTGATAAGTGACAATGATGTTGAGGTTGTTGAGGTGGACAAAGCGCAGATAAAAGAAGAGCTAGCCAATGAGTCAGGTGCTGAACCACTATCGCCAGGATTCCATTTTGTGAAGTAG